The sequence below is a genomic window from Bactrocera neohumeralis isolate Rockhampton chromosome 4, APGP_CSIRO_Bneo_wtdbg2-racon-allhic-juicebox.fasta_v2, whole genome shotgun sequence.
CAGAATTAAAAGCATTTCACACGTGGATCAATGTCTCCTGAAATCAAATTGGTTCCCCTTCTTTTAGGCACCGAGAAAAAATTTCATCCTTCTTGCTGTGTTTAGCTGCGATCTTAAGTGCCTTGTTCCGGATGCCCTCAAGTCCAGGCGCCTTTGCATTACCGAATCTCTCCGCCACTTCTACGACTGCCCCCGTCGATTGACAAAGCTTCCACCACTGATGGTATTCTTCTGCTCGTTTGCTGCTTTTGCGTAGGGAAAAGCGTTTTCAACACCTTTTCTTGCAGGGTAGCACAGGTTGGTGCCTCCTCCCCTGACCTTTGCCATTACTATTGCATGGACATTACCACACGGATATTCATCCACCTTCTCGCATAGTTCTTTGAAGCTTCAGGTCTTACTTCTTTTAATAGCCTTCTAGAATTCATTACGCTTTCTTTTAAAGCATTCATGGAGTCGACTGTGTTCTGGCGTACCTAAGCTTTTTTCGGAGAGGCGTCTCGCCTTATGACACTCGCTTCTTAGTGCGCTAATCTCTTCGTTCCATCGGTATGCGAACCTTCGAGATGCTTTTTGTCTGACTTTGGCACCGTCGCAAACTTTACTTACGTAGTTGACCAGCTTTTAAGTTTGTCGATCTAAGTCGATCGAATTACACAGTCTTTCATCTCGCATGAGATCTAAGATATCCACATCTAGCGTTTCCACCTTCCACCCCATTTTCCATGGCTTTTACGGAAAGCCTCGATTCCCTATCTGCTTGTCGATTTCCAGCATAATAGCACAGTGATCGCCATGTGTGCAGAAGTCGCACACTTTCCAACGTGCAGATCGAACCAGCGAACTGCTGATGAACGTAATATCTATAATCGATCCGCAGCCATTCTTCTCGAAGGTATTTCTATTGCCGATATTTAGCAGCACCGCCTCTAGTAAGGCGAACGCTTTAAACTCCGCCTGCTTGTGTTGTTACTATCCCAATAAATTGCCCACGCATTGAAATCGCCTGCTATCACATTTGGCGTGGTGTAATCACCTTTTATGCTGGTCTTATGCTTTTGATCGCACTTTCATTGAGAGAGCTTAGCTTATTAATTTGTGATCGCATTGCCTCTTTCGTTGTTACCTCATCTATGTCGTTAAGGCTCTTATCTGTGCCTGATTACCTAGCTCCTTACATATCTCCTTTTTATATGGACCCGTGTTCGTCATCTGTGCTTTCTTCATTTCTAGTGGTTTCTCGCCTTTTGCCGTCTTCCTGTTTCGCGAGACTTCCTCCTCAGCTCTTTGAGGGCACCTTCCCTCTTGACAACTCTAATTATATCGCTGTACGACATGTTTCCAGTGCGGGCAATGATAATTGCATCCGATCTCGGACGTGGAACATGAACAGCCTTCTTCTTCGGCTTTATTGTTTAGCCTTTCACCTGGGTCCATCCATTTCCCTTTACCTCATCTTTCCTTTCTTTTATAGGAATGTTGCCATCATTCTTCTTGCACGCAGTGGTCCTCTTTTGTACTTCCTATTGACTGGCTTTTTTCTTAGACTTTCGCGTCAGCTGCTCATCCTCGCAGGAGCTTTTTGGCGTTGAATCTGCTGCTGTGAGCCTTAAAGGGACATTTCGTTTGTTTTCCTTGACTCTGTTGTAATCGCTTTGGCCGCGTGTGTAGTCACAGAAGTAAGTGGGTCACGGATCTGGTTATTGATCGATCGTTGAGACAAACGCATTTCTTTGGTGATCGCACCAGTCTTGGTGCACGTCTAAAGAGGTCATCTTCGACGCTAAGTCCACTAGAATCCTGCTGCCAGGGCTTTGAGTGCCGTTGCTCGTCATGCAGTCATGTACACtgcagttattgttgttgttatgttttcTCAATTCATTCACcattacttttttgtttctcCTTGTGCATATAGTGGGCGGGGGGACAGAAACTGTATCCTAGGAGACAACGCTCCTACATCAGTTCCTTGATAACTGTCCTTCGCTGTACCAGTCCCGGAAAACACAGACCGACCGGCGCTCACAACTACTCCTGCGCCCAATACACACTACCTGACTAGGGACCGAAGTGGCTGTTTACTGATACACCATGTGGTTGACACCTCGGCAGAGCAGACTCACATCACCCTTTCCATCTTACCAACGCAGACATCACAGTCAAGACATCTAGGACTCCCAGTACACCGCGCTGTGTACCGGTCAAATTGTAATATCAGCTTACTAGCCATGCAAGCCCACAACAACGTTTTCTCTCTATACAAGAACTAGAGTCTCGCTATATAAAGTTTACACTGCACATCGCTGCAGAGCAAAATTTTAAGTCCATagtaaggaaattcaaatgttttagaTTTAATGTGAAGtgcaatcgatacaattaagttctgaatataacatcattccaATATCCTCCACGACGTCTTTTGCAGGAAAGAATTCGATGAACCAAATTTTGGAGTACTCtttcactaaatcaagtcgtatgtcatgaatagcacgatCAATACTGACTATTAAAACTTTGAAGAAAGTTTAggttattgctaaagaccaatcaCTTCAATCACCACAAGAAATAGTATAATGGTGTTTTTGGAGACCATTCAATGCCATTCAAAAAGTgcgaaccgatgattccaccagaccaaaaacaaTACCAAACTGTCactttaggtgaatgtaatagtTGATTTTATAGaccccccaaaggtgatctagtgaccattcccagagcatacttaaattatggagggaacacttctccagcctgctgaatggcagtgaacgcacaacgctaggagaaggtgaacccgattccccaatcgatgacgatggagcagacgttccattgcccgatcttgaagaagttcgaatagcaattacccgtctgaaggacaacaaagcggcgggggccgatggattgtcggccaagctattcaaacaccgcggcgaagaactgataaggagcatgcatcagtttctttgtaaaatatggtcggacgaaagcttgcccaacgattggaatttaagtgtgctctgcccaatccacaaatagggagaccccacaatctgcgccaactaccgtgggataagcctcaacatcgcgtataagattctatcgatcatattgtgtgaaagattaaagcccacgtcaacaaactgattggaccttatcagtgtggctttagacctgccaaatcaaacgaggtttcagacaaggcgactccttatcgtgcgacttcttcaatctgctgctggagaaaataattcgagctgcagaacttaatcgagcaggtacaatcttttataagagtgtacagctgctggcgtatgccgatgatattgatatcaacacccgcgccgttagttctgctttctccagactggacaaggaagcaaagcaaatgggtctggcagtgaacgagggcaagacgaaatatctcctgtcatcaaacaaacaatcgtcgcactcgtgacttggctctcacgtcactgttgacagtcatgactttgaagtcgtagataatttcgtctatcttggaaccagtgtaaacaccaccaacaatgtcagcctggaattccaacgcaggataactattgtcaacaggtgttacttcgggctgagtagacaattgagaagcaaagtcctctctcgacgaacaaaaaccaaactctataagtcactcataattcccgtcctgctatatgatgcaaaGGCTTGGTCGATGACAACaactaatgagtcgacgttgcgagttttcgagagaaaagttctgcgaaagatttatggtcctttgcgctttgtCCACGGCGAATTTCGCATTCgaaggaacgatgagctgtataagatatataacgacattgacacagttcagcgaattaaaagacagcggctacactggctaggtcatgttgtccgattggacgaaaacactccagctctgaaagtattcgacgcagtacgcaGACGCTCAGTTTCTTGAAGAAATCCTATTCCCAATACATTATTGAACAGTTTATTATTAGTTATAATCTCACAACATGTTCCTAAGGAGTATAAAAGTATTGATCGCCTAAGGACTGTTGATCGAAAACTTTTAACGTGCtacaaaattgtaatttagtACAAGGAGTCAAGTTAGAAAGGAGCATCTGTAgatttaaaaagtgggcggggACCTGTCCGCTAAttagtttaatgtacatatctcccaaATCTCTTGCTGTTGAGagcaaattttttcttacagTGCGAAAATGTAAGAAAACGGATCATAACCACGTTCATTCCTCATATGAAAACTAGGTTGAAAACTCCTAAAAATGCGATCActcactaaatatttatttcagaaGCATTCATAAATGAAACTCAATGTATACCTTAGCGGCAGACTACAAAaaccagaaaatataaaataaaataacatgtacatacatacatatttatattatcagGTTTGATTTGAAAACTAAAGATACTTTGAAGTAAACATAGAGACAGGTGTCGAAAACATATGCTATATctcaattaaaaatatcataaaagggattttaacttttcaattatccagttgataacatttttttaaggatCAGTAATAATCTGCTACAATGGGATCGTCCATCAACGTTGATAtcatattttaaacatttttgtatctTATTGGAACCGCTCTCTCTTTCTCACTACAATTTCCTAAATTACAAACATTAACAAATAGTTCACCTTTAGACTTTTCCATACCAAGATTCGGCAACTTTCTACAAATCTAATTAACACAAATCCTTCCAAGTCCAACGCTTAGGCAAATTGATATACCATTTCTTAATTGATCACGTATTAAAtccctttgaaaaaaaaaaaaataacttagaCGCAGATGTTTCACCCTCCCTTTCACTTCCACTGAGGGATTGTAGTAAATTTGGCGGTATCATTATCTTGAAGTGCCGACCTCGATTGAGTTCACCACACCATCATTGACTGCATCGCCAAAAGTTCCTTTATAGATGCTGAGTTAACCAACGACGAAAGTCGTAAAACACAATCGCGCGTAAATGTTCAcggtttatttcaatttttggtctacataagttactgtaaacaacacaagtTGCAACCGTTATCAAAACGTTCTAAGTATTTATAAcaccaaaaatgtcaaactttatgaTTAAATTGTCAGTTggcagattgcaacactagggttgccaaatcccgaaatataaaaggcaatctACGTATTTCTGAGGACATGCAAACTACTTTTGAAACCCAAACGGAGATTTTCATTGAGTAAAACTGGAAGTGCAGAACCCTAATcataactgaaaaaataaattttattattaaaaatctgCCATATGAtcaaaatttaaggaaaaaaacGGAAGAcacatacaatattttcatgaataaaTTTGTAATCTGGACACTTGGAAATATCAAATTTTGCTAAGATGTccagaacaacaaaaaatatattttttggaggTGCTGTgttataaatacacacatatgtgtatataccaaacgttttttaatttcatttcttttataaatacgtttaaaattactttatttgtttttgtaatttaaaaggTTTAACAGCAAATGCGATATTTTTACACCTTTGAGAGTAACATAGGTGTACAGAAAACACCAAatggtaaaaagaaaaaagaaaacagtacAAATAGGTTGAGCTATTGGCGTTACATGCACATTGAATCGCATGAAGAAAAGCACCATCGGCGGCAAGTCATCCAAATTCTGCAATGAGAGAATGTCATCTTAATATTAGTTACTTAgcacatttattatattttatgtatgcaTTAATGTAAAGTAAGGGATATATTAATCAATAAAAGTTTACAATAACTTCGAAAATTGTTTACGttacattgtacatatgtatgtacgtatacaaTAAAGTAGGGTTTAAAAAATTAGCCGTATgataagtatttaaatattttaataacactTGATAAGGAGGACtctattaaaacttaaaaataataaaaaaaaagtttaatgcaACGTTCACAAAATAGAAGATCACGACCGTTGACGTCATAAAACCAACATACCTATAATACAATGGgacgattttgaaaaaaaaaatcataagctCTATCactgtttattatttttcattatctgCCATATCTCTCCTATATTGCACATTAAGATAGATTTAAACACAATTAAGTACGTTAACCTTAGCCAGTTTGAATAGGAcgtattttttgaaatgatccACATTAAAGTTATTGCAGCAAAACCTTGAATTTTGACTATCGTCTGCGCCGCAAAAAAcacccaaaatttttaaaactttcaattttgaaaCACATTAATATGTTTTAAGACTTTCGAAAACTAgtttttgaaaactgttgatgctaaaaatgaaaattgattttttgacacctcaTTAATATCTTATTATCcaacattttacatttttagtttCCTCCCCCTTATGTTTGACAAAGTTTTCCGAAAAATTAAACATCTTTGTAGTGTGTGTAGAAATCGATTTTGATGTTCGTTTTGTTAAAACAATACACGGCtgcaatgtttttaaaaattttaattttttaaagaatgaaaaattcattgtaaatcaaaaattgttttgaagatTCAAAAAAGTTTCTTACAAGTAAACTATaagtttaaaactttttatgatTAATATATTAAGctgtttgaaattaatattttaagctgTTTTTAATATCactcaattgaaaataaataacaccaattttctatttatatcCAAAAATCAGTTTTCTGATGTGTTCAATGAATATAAGcaagaagaaattataaaacagaaaattaaaatgacGATAATTTGAGTTCATTCTGCCCGTGATTCAATTATATAAGGTTGTATAGATTgcccaaaaacaacaatttgtcAAAAGTAATTGGAACCATAATGTCAAAATTAGccgtttttcgttttgttttcataactcaaaattttcaagtaatgAAAATGCGTTTTACGTAATTTTTCTCACATATTTTACCAACCAACTTCCGTCTGATTGGATACAACTGTTCCAAATAATTTAGAACAGTTTAATGCGTGTTTACCCTTTTTGAAAACGAAAATCAACAACGGCAAAATCTTCGATATACTCttaagttatatatgtatgtatatagttacaatgctcaatatatgtacatacttgtatgtaaacaAATTCATGTTAAAAAGTTACTACGGTGAACAAGAAGTAAACCTACGTTGATAAAGTctatataaaaaggaaattttaattattaagcaACCTTAACAgaatgtatgtaaaataatttaactttcacaattttcaaataaaatagctttcattaaatataatattcgtTATGCTTTCTTATGTCCGCTTTCAATTCATAGTGAGTGactttttatttgaatgttCTACACTTGAAGATACTTGTAGTATTTCGAAATTTATACTCACATATTCATACCAGAATGTCGGTATGACCATTTTACTGAACCGCTGCAATTCTTTACTGTAACCAGCCATATCAGGTAACGGAATATTTGATTGAAATCTGTATTTTACTTCAATTGGTATACCAGATATTGGTTCTATTACTATTATGGCTTCGTGGTCCTTTTGGTTTGGTGATAATCCTTCAAAATGTTCACTCCAATTGTAAGTCGAACCATAGAAATGCGGATGTGAAAATGCAGAGGGAACGTCATCTGTATTCATACAATAATAACtcaatttattactatttttataatgaCTTACATTAATTTTGTTGGAACATTGCTGCTTTAAGGAATTATCTAATGTTCTATGTACTTATAATCAGTTTGGATATTTTAAAATGAGATTGAGATGAAATCTATTTTACCACATGtggcaaatacaaatattatagaTTTCTGGCtcagtttaaataaaatttttactttttaactaAAAGCTTTTGAGTTGcatagacattttttttttaataaaatttcatattctaaatttatcacaaagagaaaattatgcatattaatacacattttctcactcttaatgtaaaattgattatttcaaATATCGACTTACTAAAAAGACATTTCGAAACATCAAACATTCCTTTATGTAACTTGATTCCCATAGCATCATCCAAACAACTCTTCTCTACAGAGTTATCGTTAATAGCGTAACGAAAGCCTTTGAACCCCAAATGATGTACAGTGTCAACATAGTTTAAAAGATGCGTTCTACAAGCTTCACCAGCAATAATAGTTAGTTCACGTTCAGGATCCAAATATGGTGTAAACAATGAATTATCAAAAGCTTCCGATAACTCAATTGGACAATACTGAGAACCAGTTGTCAGCTTTAAATTCTTTAAGCGATTCATTTGTTCAGGAAAGAATGTTTTTTGGTTCAAagaattaactttaaaaaaattatttacaccaTTTTTTGAACCTATTTTTACATTGAATATTTCTTGCTTCTTTTTGAGTGCCTGCAATGGCattgtattaataaaaataagtaaatttaagtaaatgagttaataaaatttacattatGCAGCATCCCACAGTTTGAAACAATATTTGGTACATAGCTGGACAGTGACTTTAAAGCAGGTGTTGTAAAGttccacaaaaaataattgattgttTCTTTTATTAGGACCGGTTCCTTGACTGTTATAGCGTTAAAAGCATGTCTCACAAGAAAAACCCAATCATGGAATTTAGCAGCAGTGCCGAACAAAATGAAGTTTggtaaaattattgtttgattaAGTATATCTGGAGCACAACTGCTGGCTGCGTCAAACTGTATGTCGTCATAACGTAATTTCTGATAGGTAAGACTAGAGTCAGTTTGgttcaatatttcattttttcccTTAATACGATACACGATTGGTCCTATCTCTTGTAGCTTAATTTTTGAATCACTACCGTTAAGAAAAGCTTCGCCATTCGTGACGTTAAATAGGTAACTTTTCAAAGTTCCATGTGGCGATGCTATCCAATTTTCTTGTGAGGGGAAGCCTTTTCGAAATCGAATGTGTTCTTGTGTAAGGGCCCATTGAAAGTTTACTTTTAgcgaaattacaaataaaatcaaGCTGATCGCTCCTAATAGCGCCACTAATACAATTTTAcctacaatttttatttaattaatttatttgaatcgAGTGCACAATACCAACTATATATCTTACACCAAAAACACTTCCTAGCtggcatattaaaataaagcaagCAACTTATATATGCACAATACTTTGAgcattcaaattatatttaattttctaatgatCCTCAAAATGAAATTAGTGGGATATTCCGCAAtgtattagaaaataataaaaaataagtaaaattactATCGCAAGTAGATTCCTATACAGggtgaattaataaaaaaattgttacttcaaaattttaaatttatatgaaataataagATCACAATACAATATTACGATTTTTTTAGTTTGCTGACGTTTAAATCATGTGTTTTATGTCGTGCATTTTAGAACTAgatagcacaattttaataaaccaaTTTATGTTATAACTAAATTAGCAAATAATATTTGGAACATAAGCATTTATTTCTATACCCTGTTACTTAGGTATCATAAGGTCAGATGAAAAGATTAActatttcaatatatgtatttttatacatacattgtattAATAAGAATAGGCTTGCCATAATAAACACTTGATAATGCTTCTCTTCGCAATTGAATTAATTCTCTTagttatataccatacatagtTTTTGCATTGTATAAGTATGACAGAACAAAATCATAGAAGAAGCTGTTTTCGACTAGCTCGAATGCTAACAATGCTTTTGCATTAGCATATCTACCACTTCTAAATCAGGCTATAAAAGTACGATCAAAACTTACCAACTAATTGTTCTAAACTATCTGAAAAAATACCGAACAACAAATTACTGTTTtcgattaaaaatataattggttAATTAAAAAGggaacaaaattttgatttcatgAAAACCTTAATTTTAAGTATACTAAGCAATTGGTTTAATGTAATGTCTGTGAAACTCTCCTTCATAACCagctaaaaataatttggaataaTAATGGCAGCTTTAGTCAGAAGTTTAAAAAGCATCAAGATCCGAGGCGGGGGCCAAATCGGAGCTCTTGAGCTCGCATCCGGCTTCTATCCGAACCTTCTGTCCGGAAATAAATTGAGGGGATTTTGCGATACTGAAGTCTTTTTCTACGCAACAACGACTGGATGGTGTCAGAAGAACCATACCACCAATAGCTGATACTCCTACGCAAAGAGTCCCACGGTAACCCAAAGTGAATTCAAAAGCTTTGGTTTCTTTCCTAATAGAACCTTGGGCGGATAACCCAGAGTCATTAGTAGAAGAAGGACGAAGAAGCCCAAACGGGCGTGAAATTGACTCCATTCTTTCGAATGTGGTGAGCACCTCAAACAATAGCAGTTTGACGTTAGAAAGATAATGCTGTTTTATAATACTGGAAGAATAATAAAACGTCGAAAAGACGCTATAGGTAAATTAACCAAACATGCTGATAAGAAGTTATTTAAGTACCTTTCCAGACActatgaaaattggtaaaatcagataataaccacgcccgctccccatataacggttatgttcAAACCGACTAAAAGTGTTATAATTCACTGAATAAATCCGCCACAACTATTAGACTTCACAACCAAGATGTTATGGAAGGACTTTGCGGGAGCAGTTGTGAAAATTGAACCTATATATCAAAACTAATTTGCCTGTGAAGATGGCGAAACCGCAtgataaccacgcctactttctgTAATATGACGGGAATTGAattaaaatctataattttatagaATAAATATTAGAAGTTTATTCATTAGGCACGATGTACGTACGGCTTATTATGCGGTTCGCGCTGAACTGATCTCATACGACAACCGACAACTATTGCAGGGTTGCCATAATGTGACGTTTGTTGTCACATTACACTTTccatataaaaaacttttaaatgccctctgattctttcattttcaaatcaaaaattattgaaattatcaaaataaaacttGTTTTAATAGTGACCTCAAGGTATTTCAGTAAACATCCAAAAAAGATCGAAATATATCTATAACTTGTGCTACCAATTGGTAAGAACCGTAGTTTAGTTTCGTTTT
It includes:
- the LOC126756570 gene encoding scavenger receptor class B member 1 codes for the protein MPARKCFWCKIVLVALLGAISLILFVISLKVNFQWALTQEHIRFRKGFPSQENWIASPHGTLKSYLFNVTNGEAFLNGSDSKIKLQEIGPIVYRIKGKNEILNQTDSSLTYQKLRYDDIQFDAASSCAPDILNQTIILPNFILFGTAAKFHDWVFLVRHAFNAITVKEPVLIKETINYFLWNFTTPALKSLSSYVPNIVSNCGMLHNALKKKQEIFNVKIGSKNGVNNFFKVNSLNQKTFFPEQMNRLKNLKLTTGSQYCPIELSEAFDNSLFTPYLDPERELTIIAGEACRTHLLNYVDTVHHLGFKGFRYAINDNSVEKSCLDDAMGIKLHKGMFDVSKCLFNDVPSAFSHPHFYGSTYNWSEHFEGLSPNQKDHEAIIVIEPISGIPIEVKYRFQSNIPLPDMAGYSKELQRFSKMVIPTFWYEYNLDDLPPMVLFFMRFNVHVTPIAQPICTVFFFLFTIWCFLYTYVTLKGVKISHLLLNLLNYKNK